TCGCCGATTCCCTTCTTCGCCATCGGTGGCATCGAGCTCGCCACCCTGGCGGCGGTGCGGGCGGCGGGGGGCCAGCGGGTGGCGGTGGTGCGGGCGATCACCGGGGCCGCTGACCCCGGCCAGGCCAGCCGAGACCTGCTGGCGGCCCTGGCATGAGCGCAGCGGAGATGATCGCGGTGCTGCTCAATGGTGAACAGCGTTCCTGCCCCGCGGGCCTGGATCTGGAGGCGGCCCTGCGCCACTTCGGCTACGAGCCGCGCCTGGTGGTGGTCGAGTTCAACGGAGCGATCCTCCCGCGCGCCCACTGGCCGGATCAGCTGGTACGGGAAGCCGATGGGCTCGAGGTGGTCACCATCGTGGGAGGGGGGTTTCTAGAGTCATAAGCATCTATCAGGTGACAGCGTTGTCCCCTTCACGGCGTTTCCTGATCCTCCGTCGACTCTGCGGCACCCTCCTCGTGCCGGTGTTTCTGGTCGGCCTGCTGTTGGCGGCACCGGCGCCCTCCCAGGCGGCCAGCGGTGGCCGCATCGGCGGCGGCAGCTTCCGCTCGGCCCCCTCGATGCCCCGCAGCTACGGCGGTGGCGGCGGTGGTTACCGCGGTGGCTACGGCGGCGGTTACGGCGGGGGGTATGGGGGTGGCATCGGCTTTCCCTTCCTGATCCCGATCTTCGGCTTCGGCGGTGGCGGCCTGTTCGGATTTCTGATCCTGATGGCGATCGTGGGTGTGATCGCCAACGCCCTGCGCGGTGGCTCCGGCGCCCTGATGGGAGGCGAGGGCGGTGCGATCGAAGCCCCGCGCCGCGATGGTCCGGTGGCGATCGCCCAGCTGCAGGTAGGCCTGCTGGCCTCGGCCCGGGAGCTTCAGGAGGATCTGCGCCGCCTCGCGGGCAGCTCCGACACCAGCTCCAACACTGGTCTCCAGAGGGTGCTTCAGGACACCACCCTGGCCATGCTGCGCCAGCCCGATCTCTGGGTCTACGCCAATGGCGAACTGGGCCAGGTGGCCTTCGCCGCGGCCGAGTCCACCTTCAACCGCC
The DNA window shown above is from Cyanobium sp. ATX 6F1 and carries:
- the thiS gene encoding sulfur carrier protein ThiS — translated: MSAAEMIAVLLNGEQRSCPAGLDLEAALRHFGYEPRLVVVEFNGAILPRAHWPDQLVREADGLEVVTIVGGGFLES
- a CDS encoding DUF1517 domain-containing protein, translated to MSPSRRFLILRRLCGTLLVPVFLVGLLLAAPAPSQAASGGRIGGGSFRSAPSMPRSYGGGGGGYRGGYGGGYGGGYGGGIGFPFLIPIFGFGGGGLFGFLILMAIVGVIANALRGGSGALMGGEGGAIEAPRRDGPVAIAQLQVGLLASARELQEDLRRLAGSSDTSSNTGLQRVLQDTTLAMLRQPDLWVYANGELGQVAFAAAESTFNRLSMTERSKLRSEVTSNVAGQRQNSPTTAVGNADATSDFIAITLLVASRGRIPLKAVTTADELREALRVLGSVPSAELLALEVIWQPEGAGEVLSTEELLTAYPQLQHL